The Candidatus Methylomirabilota bacterium genome includes the window TCGCCACCCTCTTCACGGCTATGGAACAGGGGTCGGCAGCATACGCGACGGCCATGCAGCAGGGGATCATGCCACGCGAACGAGCTCCGATTACACGCTTTACCTGTGGCGGGACCCACGTGATCTACAGTCTGGCGGTGGCGGTTCGATACGGGCACCTTGGCGAGGAGGGGCGGCGACGTCTCGCGCGTATCCTCGATATGCTGATCTGGCGGATGAAGGCCGAGACCTATCTGGCGAATCAGCACTACCAGGCCATGACCAAGACCGACGCGCCTGCCGCTGATGCGCATCTATTTCATCTTGATACCAGGCTGAAGTTCCTCGGCCATGCCATGGAAATCCTTCAGTACGTCCGGATGTTCGGCCTCTATACCCCGACCCCCGCCCAGGAGGCGGAGATCCGCGCCGCAACCGAGATCCTGGCCGCCGCGGTCCTGGAGGTGGGCCGGGCCGATATTGCGTCCTTCAGGCACGCGGTTCCACGTCTATACACCCTTCTGATCGGGGATGCCTGCCACGCCTACCACGGCCTCACGATGACGAAGGGTATCAACCAAGTGTGACAATCCGATAGAAACTATGGAGGTGTTCCGAATGATTGTACGAGTATTGCGCGGGTTCGGGCTGCTGGCGGTGGTCGTCGCTCTCACCGCCTGCGCCCTGCAAGGGGGGATGGAGAACGAGACGAGCCTCAAGACCCCCCGACCGGCGTCTAAGGCGCTGGAGCAATTGATGCCGCAACTGATCGTCGGCCAGGATGGGGCGATCCATCTGTTCTGGCAGGCGGTCGAGCCGCGTACGAGTTGGGAGATCCTGTACGCCCGCTCTCAGGATTCCGGTGCGACCTGGCAGAAGCCCACGACCTTGTTACAAGCCGATAAGGAGACGATCGTCCAGGGGATGACGGTCGCGGCCGACGCCAAAGGGCATCTGTACGCTGCCTGGCGGCAATCGGATCAGGCGACGAAAAAGCAGCACCGACTGATGCTGGCGCGTTCGCTCGATGGAGGAAAGCGCTGGGAGCCGGCCCGGGAGCTGGCCGCTTCGGCCAACGTCGGGTTGCCGTATCTCCTGGTCGACGACGAGAGCAGCGTCTACGTCGCGTGGCTCGAAGGTCCGCTCCGTGGCCACCGCCACCTGCAGTTCAGGACCTCCGTTGACCACGGCGAGACGTTCACGGGCGAGTCGGCGGGTCTGAAATGGGCCGATCCAACCGCCGAACTTGGGCTGGTTAATGTCCGTCTCGCGTCCGATGGGGCGGGGCGTCTGTACGTCGTCTGGCAGGAGACCGCGAAGGGTAGTTCGTCCAAGATTTTCCTGAATCGATCCGTCGATTACGGACGGAGCTGGGCTGAGAAGCCGATCCTGGTAAGCCCACCCGGGGACAGCCGATTCGGCGCGCGCAGCCCGCTGATCGTCACGTCGCCGGGCGGGCGCGTGGCGGTGATGTGGGAGCAGTTCGATGAGCGGGCCATCACCCTGGAGGACGGCAAGCAGGAGACGAGACTCGACAAGGTCCTGGTCGTCAACCGATCCCTGGATGAGGGGCAGAGCTGGCCGGCCACACCGATCCGTCTGAACGTGATTGATCCGGCCACTCCGCAGGCGGTCGAGAGCCTGTATTGGGGGTTGAGCGCCGATGAGCAGGGCCATCTGTATGCCGTCTGGGCCGAGGGGGAGGACAAGGAGCTCAAACGCCTGCTCATGGCCCACTCATCCGACTTCGGTTCAAGCTGGAGTGTGCCGCCGGTGCAGCTCGAGCGCACCAGCCCCCAGGGAGGCCAGCCGGGCGCGCCGATGATCCGTCATGATAACCGTGGGCATGTCTGGGTCGCCTGGCTGGAGCAGATCATCCGGCCGGCCGGATGGCAGGTACTGATGAACGGATCGGAGGACCACGGGCAGACTTGGCGCCGTCGCGCAGTGTTCCTGGCCGATTCGGCCCAACCTCCCGAGATCATCCGAAGCGCGCCGATGATCCGTGCCGACGGCGATGGGCGGCTGTTCGTCGCGTGGAGCGAGGGCCGCCACGGGATCGTCATCACCCGGTCCGTGGATGGCGGCCGCTCGTGGCTGCCGCAACCTGTTCGGATCGGCCTGCCATAGCGGGACGTGGCAGGTGCGGAAGAAAAAGAACCGATCCCTGCAGGTCGGTCAGTCCGGAAATGGAGGGTACCTGCCCAGCCTGCTCGCCATCCTGTTGCTGCTCGCGGTCGTGGCGGCGGTGTACGCCAACTCCCTCCAGAACGAATTCCTGTTCGATGATCTCGAGACGATCGTGGAGTTGCACAGCCCAGGCGGATCCGGGCCCCTCGGCCCGCTTCATGCCCTTCTGAGCGGGCGCGGGGCCTACCGTCCGGTCCGGAGCGCTTCGTATGCCCTGGATTACGCGGTCTCCGGCCTGGAGCCCTGGGGCTATCACCTCGTCAACATCGCGCTGCACGCCGGTTCAACCGTCCTGGTCTTCCTGATCGCTAGAGGACTATTCGACCGCCTGCCGGCGGCGCTGCTGACCGCTCTCTTGTTCGCGGTTCATCCGATTCAGACTGATGCCGTCACGTACCTGTCGGGACGGCGGGACGTGTTGTCGGGCCTCTTTGTTCTGGGCGGCTTCTACGCCTTCTTGCGGTACCGCGGAACCGGGCGGGCGGCCTATCTGGTGCTTGCTATCGCGCTCTACCCTCTCGCCTTCCTGAGCAAGGAGAGCGGGATCATCCTGCCGCTGCTCTGTGTCGGGTACGACATCTACCGCCGCGTTCGGGTACACCATGCCGGCGATACCGCGAGGGAATCTCTGCGCGCGATCCTCACGGCTGCTTGGGCGGCGATACGGGAGGGCCGCCGGCTCTATCTGCCGCTCGCGGTCCTGGCCGGGGGATTTGCGGCGTATGTCCTCCTGTTCGTGCGTGGGACCTGGCAGCAGTCGTATCACGGCGGGAGCCTTGCCATGACCCTGCTCACCATGTCAAGGGTCGTGCTGCACTATCTCGGTCTGCTGGCCTTTCCGCTGAGATTGAACGCCGACTACTCGTACAATGCCTTCCCCGTGACGGACTCCTGGACCGATCCCTGGGCCTGGGCTGCACTGCTGGTCCTGGCCGGACTCGGGTATGGGTGGCTCTTCCTGGTCGCGCGCCGCCCGCTTGCGGCCTTCGGAGGCGCCTGGTTCGCGCTCGCGCTGCTGCCGGTCTCGCAGATCGTCCCTCACCATGAACTGATGGCCGAGCACTACCTCTATACGCCGTCTGTGGGATTCTGTCTCCTGCTCGTAGGGCTGCTCGAACCCGCCCTTGCCGAGCGGCAATCGTCTCGAGTCGTGTTCGGGGCCGCCGCACTTGTGCTCGTCCTGTTCTCCCTGCGCACGGTAACACGGAACACCGATTGGCGGGACGAGCTCACGCTGTGGCGCAAGACGGTGCAAACGGCCCCACAGTCGGCGAGGGCCAGGAACAACCTTGGGGCGGCGTACCTGCGCCGGGGAGAACTGGCGCTCGCACAGGCGGAGCTGGAGGCGGCGACCCGGATCAGGCCCGATTTTTCCACCGCCCACGGCAACCTGGGCAAGCTCCACCTCGATCGTGGCGAACTGGCTTCGGCGAGAACGGCCTTGGAAGCCGCCCTTGCGCTCAGACCCAATGAGATGATCCCGCGCCTGTGGCTGGGGGCGGTGCTGTTGCGTGAAGGGCGGGTGACGGAGGCCGAGGCGCAGTTTCAGGCCGCGATGAGCAACCGTCGGTCCGCCCCGTATGCCAGAAACAACCTGGGCGTGCTGGCGGCCAGGCAGGGCCGGTTCGAGGAGGCGGCCGCAGCCTTTCGCGAGGCGTTGCGGATGATGCCCGAATTGGCAGAGGCCAGGACGAATCTGGCCCGGTTGGCCGACCGCCGGGACCGAATGACTCAATCGGCGCCGTCGGGCGCCGGGGCACGGCCATGAGCGAAGGCGGCCCGGCGCTCTCGCTGGTCATCCCGCTGTACAACGAGGCCGAGAGCCTTGAAGAGCTCCATACGGCCCTGACGGCCGTGTTGCGGCCCTATGGCGACCGATGCGAGGTGATCTACGTCGATGACGGCAGCACCGACGGCTCCTTCGACTGCCTCAAGAAGCTTCGCGATGCGGACCCGCGAGTCACGATTATCCGGCTGCGCTGCAACCAAGGGAAGACGGTGGCGCTGGTTGCAGGATTTCGGGAGGCGCGGGGCGAGGTGGTCATCACCATGGACGCCGATCTCCAGGACGATCCGCTGGAGATCCCCCGATTGCTGGGTCGGCTTGAAGAGGGATACGACCTGGTCTCCGGCTGGAAGGTCAACCGGCAGGATCCCTGGTCGCGCCGCGTCCTGTCCCGACTCTTCAACGCCGTGACCTCCAGAGTGACCGGGGTCAACCTGCATGATCTCAACTGCGGGTTCAAGGCCTACCGGCGCGCGGTGATCGCCGAGCTTCGACTGCAGGGCGATCTGCATCGATTCATCCCCGTCCTGGCGGGCGGGCGCGGCTTCAGGGTCGCGGAGGTCGAGGTCCGGCACCATCCACGTCGGTACGGCCGATCAAAGTACGGAGCTGCCCGGATCACACGCGGCTTCTTCGACCTGCTGACGGTCCTGCTGCTGACGCGCTATACGACCCGCCCGCTGCATCTGTTCGGGCTGGGCGGCGCGCTGCTGGGAGCGGTCGGGGTCGGCATCGTCGGATATCTGTCGGTCGGCTGGCTGCTCGGGGAGTGGATCGGAGGTCGGCCATTGTTCCTACTCGCGGTGTTGATGGTGGTAGGCGGGCTTCAACTGGTCTCGTTGGGGTTGCTGGCCGAGATGATCGTGTACGGGTCGAACCCGGAGTCCCCGCCTCCCATCGACCGAGTCCTGAAGTAGACCTTGACAAGCGTCGGCTTCCTGCTATAGTGTCGCCAACGTTTCGATCGGGCGCAGTGCTCTGACAGTCCTCCCGCGTCATTGCGAGGGATCCAGAGCGAAGCGAAGGGGACCGAAGCAATCTCACAGTCTTTCAGGACAACGACGGTGAGATTGCCACGCTCCCGTTGGTCGCTCGCAATGACGCTCTAGTGCTTAGTTGCAATAATACCCGTACCGTCATTCCCGCAGTCCTTAAGCGGGAATCCATTGATTGTACTGGATACCCACTTCCGCGGGTATGACGGCTTATGTGCGCTACCTTTCACAACGAAGCAGTAGTGGGTGGTATGGACTAAGAGTGAAGTCTTCATGCCCATGGGTGTGTGCCGCAGGGTGGGTGCGGTGTTGCTCAAAGCAAGGGATGCAAGGCGACAGAATGGGGGATACGAGGTGATGAGACGAAACACGAACGCCTCCGGATGGGGCGCCATACTGCTTGCAGGGCTGGTCCTGGCCGGGTGTGCGTCGGCCCCGCTGCGGCCCGCGGAACACCCCGCCGCGCCGCAGGCCGCGTCGCCGCAGGCCGTTCAACCGCCTCCGGCCGTCACGCTCGACCCTGAGGAGCGGCTGCGCGCCCGGGCCGCCCAATACTGGGAGGCCAGACTTCGCGGCGATCTCGTCGAGACCTATCAGCTCCATGAGCCCGCCTTCCGGCGGGCCGTCTCTCTGACGGCGTTTGCGCAGGGCCGCGGGTCGACCACTGTTTTTGAGTATACGATCCTGGGACAGGAGGTTCAGGGCCAACAGGGGGTGGTACGGATGAAGATCCGGTCGACGTTCCATCATCCGAAGCTGGTCAAACCTGTTGAGCCGAAGTGGCACGAATTCGAGGAGCGATGGGTCCTGGCCGAGGGTGACTGGTACCGACGGTTCCGCTTTCCGGTGGGCGATCCGTACCCGCCGGTGGACTGGAATGCGATGGGGCCTGCGTTAAGGCCAACCCAGAAATAACGATGACGATCTGTCATTATCCTGACAGTCCCCCGCGTCATTGCGAGGGAACGTAGCGACCGAAGCAATCTCACAGTCTTTCAGGACAACGACGGCGAGATTGCCGCGCTCCCGTTGGTCGCTCGCAATGACGAATCGTAACATCGATCCGAGGCCGATTTTTTTCTTGACAACAGCGCCTGCGAAGAATATAAAGAGCAGAATTCAGTCTCATCCGGATGAGGGGGTCGTCCGGATACAGGTGTACATGCAGATCAAGCGGGAAGTTGGCGTAAGGTTTTGATAGTGTCAATGGCCCGGACGCGACGTGATCAAGGGGGAGGACCAGCGAGGGGAGGTGATGCGGGGAAGCGGTCCAAGGGGGTTTAAGTCGAAGAGGAGTTTTGTGTGTTTCACCCGTTCCATAGCCTGTTATCCATCAAGAAGGAGGGGAAAAAACAGATGAAGTCCTTAACGAAGGGTATCTTGGCGTCCATGCTGGCGGTTGCCCCACTGGTGGCCGCAGTGGGGACGGCCTCCGCGAACACGGAGCTGGTTCCGGCCGCCCGCCTCGCGATCCCGTACTGGGATGTCACCAGCGGTAAAAGCACCCTTATCCTGCTTACCAACGTCAGCCGATTCGTCGACCTGACCGGGGCGCCCATGACTGACGGTGTCACCACCCTGACCGGTCAAGTCCACATCGAGTGGTACGACAAGTCCTGCACTCGAACCGACGTCCCCGTCGAGCTCAGCCCGGGGGATGTCGATCAGCTTGATCTGACCAACCCCTCGCTGGCCCTTCCGGGTACGCAGGGGTATGCCGACATCGATGTCCGGGATACGGCCACCACGACCGGCACCTCGGTCCAGTTTAACGTCCTGTTGGGGACCGTCGTCATCGGCGACAGCACGAACGACTTTGCGATCGCCTACCCGGCCGCCAGCGGAATCGGCAGCTCTACTTTGGGTGTCGGCGGTAATATCGTCGCCCGGGCTAACGATGGAAGCGGAAATGCCGCTGTCGGCGGCTGGACCGGTAGCTTCGAGCCGTTCCCGGCGCGCGTCTTCGTGCCGATGTTCTTCGCCGAGGGTGGCCCCATTAATACCCAGAGTCTGCTGGCCATCGCCGCTCTTCCGAACGGTAACTGGGCCGGCGGCGCCCTGGGCGAACCGCCAGGCGCAGATGCTGTGAGCACGTCTCTGATCAACCCAGGCACACTGATCACCGCCAACACCGAGGTCTTTGACGGATGTGAAAACCACTCGTCCAGACCGATCAGCGGGCACTATATCCTCAGCTCCCTGGGTAGCCTGTTTGGCACCATCATCAACCAGACCAACTGGCACAACATCCTCCCGGAGGACTGCCACGGTGTGTCGAACTTCCCGCATGTGGATGAGGCCAGCGGCGCCGTCCCCGGCGCCTTCATCGGGTGGATCGATATCCCGAACAGCGCAGATATCGGGCCGCTCAACGTAGCCGGCCTGTCAACTCGGGGTGATGCCGGTGATGAGTTCGACCGCGGCATGGTCGGGGTGCTGGTGGAGTCTAACGATACGGCCCAGGGTGACGTCACCCGCCTCTGGGGTGATCCGGCAGGCGGCGGTGATCATCTGAACGTTGCGACCGGTAGCCGGAACACGCGATACACCAACGTTGATTTCGTGGACCACTGCGATATCGATGCGTCGATCGACACGGCTGCTGAGTTCTTCCTAGCCTGTTTCGGGTTCTAGATCGTCGGTATCACGTTACAACGACAGTCCACGGGCCAGGGGTTCTCACCCCTGGCCCGTGTTTTTTTGGTGGGCTCAGGATAACGACCGTGAGATTGCCGCGCTCCCGTTGGTCGCTCGCAATGACCCCCCTTACGTCATTGTGAGGGAGCGCAGCGATCGAAGCAATCTCACCGTTCTTGTCTGTGTCACCAGGGGATTGCTTCGCCTACGGCTCGCACTGACACTCTGTGCCAGATTGCCACGCACCCTTCTGGTGCTCGCAATGACGAGCCAGTGATGAGACGGTCTCGCAACAGACGTTCATCCCAATGGGCGCGCCCCCCGCGCAAGCGGGGTTGGTTAGAATCATCATGGCCCGTCGGCCACCCATGCATCATGAAAATGCGGGCTATTTTCTAAGCAAAGTCTCCCGTATCGGTCATTGCGAGGGAGCGCAGCGACCGAAGCAATCTCACAGTCGTTCAGGACAACGACGGTGAGATTGCCGCGCTCCCGTTGGTCGCTCGCAATGACGGACAAACGAACGACAATGCAAAGGCCCGGTTACATCTACATCATGACAAATAAGACGCACACCACGCTCTATGTCGGCGTCACGAGCGACCTGATCAAGCGGGTCTATGAGCATCGTGCCAAACTGGCGGAGGGCTTTACGAAGCGCTACAATCTTACCAAGTTGGTCTACTACGAGGTGTGTGACGATATCAAGACTGGGATTGTTCGGGAGAAGCGGCTCAAAGCGGGTTCACGAGCGAAGAAGCTCCAGTTGATCAACGGAATGAATCCGACCTGGTGTGATTTGTCTGAAGGACTGTGAGATTGCCACCCCTTCGCTTCTGGCTTCGGCTTTCTTCGGGTGCTCGCAATGACCCC containing:
- a CDS encoding glycosyltransferase, with the translated sequence MSEGGPALSLVIPLYNEAESLEELHTALTAVLRPYGDRCEVIYVDDGSTDGSFDCLKKLRDADPRVTIIRLRCNQGKTVALVAGFREARGEVVITMDADLQDDPLEIPRLLGRLEEGYDLVSGWKVNRQDPWSRRVLSRLFNAVTSRVTGVNLHDLNCGFKAYRRAVIAELRLQGDLHRFIPVLAGGRGFRVAEVEVRHHPRRYGRSKYGAARITRGFFDLLTVLLLTRYTTRPLHLFGLGGALLGAVGVGIVGYLSVGWLLGEWIGGRPLFLLAVLMVVGGLQLVSLGLLAEMIVYGSNPESPPPIDRVLK
- a CDS encoding excinuclease ABC subunit C codes for the protein MTNKTHTTLYVGVTSDLIKRVYEHRAKLAEGFTKRYNLTKLVYYEVCDDIKTGIVREKRLKAGSRAKKLQLINGMNPTWCDLSEGL